One region of Mangifera indica cultivar Alphonso chromosome 3, CATAS_Mindica_2.1, whole genome shotgun sequence genomic DNA includes:
- the LOC123212206 gene encoding geranylgeranyl diphosphate reductase, chloroplastic: MASIALKSFTGLRRSTSEPPHFTAQPLPLPRQLQRFRVSASRTSPKLSNRNLRVAVIGGGPAGGSAAETLAKNGIETYLIERKLDNCKPCGGAIPLCMVGEFDLPLDIIDRKVTKMKMISPSNIAVDIGRTLKPHEYIGMVRREVLDAYLRERAEKNGASVINGLFLKMDLPKNNEEPYVLYFTEYDNKKGGMGEKRKLEVDAVIGADGANSRVAKSINAGDYDYAIAFQERVRISDEKMIYYENLAEMYVGDDVSPDFYGWVFPKCDHVAVGTGTVTHKGDIKKFQLATRNRAKDKILGGKIIRVEAHPIPEHPRPRRLSGRVALVGDAAGYVTKCSGEGIYFAAKSGRLCAEAIVEGSEQGKRMIDEGDLRKYLEKWDKTYWPTYKVLDVLQKVFYRSNPAREAFVEMCADEYVQKMTFDSYLYKRVVPGNPLEDLKLAVNTIGSLVRANALRKEMEKL, encoded by the exons ATGGCCTCGattgccctcaaatccttcaCCGGTCTCCGCCGTTCCACGTCGGAACCTCCTCACTTCACCGCCCAGCCACTCCCACTTCCACGTCAGTTACAACGCTTCAGAGTCTCGGCCAGTAGAACCAGCCCCAAGCTCTCCAACCGCAACCTCCGCGTGGCAGTCATCGGGGGCGGGCCCGCAGGTGGATCCGCCGCCGAAACCCTTGCGAAGAATGGCATCGAGACATACCTGATTGAGCGTAAGCTCGACAACTGTAAGCCCTGTGGTGGGGCCATCCCATTGTGCATGGTGGGGGAGTTTGACCTGCCGTTGGACATCATTGACCGGAAAGTTACCAAGATGAAGATGATATCGCCCTCCAACATTGCAGTGGATATTGGGCGGACGTTGAAGCCGCACGAGTACATTGGCATGGTGAGGAGGGAGGTTTTGGACGCGTATTTGAGAGAGAGGGCGGAGAAGAACGGGGCGAGTGTTATAAATGGATTGTTTTTGAAGATGGATTTGCCCAAGAACAACGAGGAGCCGTACGTTTTGTACTTTACTGAGTATGATAATAAGAAGGGTGGGATGGGCGAGAAGAGAAAGTTGGAAGTTGATGCTGTCATTGGAGCTGATGGTGCTAATTCCAGGGTCGCTAAATCTATCAATGCTGGTGATTATGATTACGCCATTGCATTTCAG GAAAGAGTGAGGATCTCTGATGAGAAGATGATATACTATGAGAATTTGGCTGAGATGTATGTTGGGGATGATGTGTCACCCGACTTCTATGGTTGGGTTTTTCCCAAATGTGATCATGTGGCAGTTGGTACAGGCACAGTGACACACAAGGGTGACATCAAGAAGTTCCAACTAGCGACTAGGAACCGAGCCAAGGACAAGATCCTTGGAGGAAAGATCATAAGAGTGGAGGCGCATCCGATCCCTGAGCACCCCAGGCCACGGAGGTTATCAGGGAGAGTGGCATTGGTCGGGGATGCAGCTGGGTATGTGACAAAATGCTCCGGTGAAGGCATCTACTTTGCGGCGAAGAGTGGGAGATTGTGCGCTGAGGCCATTGTTGAAGGGTCAGAGCAGGGTAAGAGAATGATAGATGAAGGAGACTTGAGGAAGTACTTGGAGAAATGGGATAAAACATATTGGCCAACATATAAGGTGTTGGATGTGTTGCAGAAAGTGTTTTACAGATCAAATCCGGCAAGGGAAGCGTTTGTTGAGATGTGTGCAGATGAGTATGTGCAGAAGATGACATTTGATAGCTATTTGTACAAGAGGGTGGTGCCTGGGAACCCACTGGAAGATTTGAAGTTGGCTGTGAATACAATTGGGAGCTTGGTGAGAGCTAATGCATTAAGGAAGGAGATGGAGAAACTCTGA